Proteins from a genomic interval of Gordonia sp. SL306:
- a CDS encoding acyl-CoA thioesterase, translating into MADEYLEVPIQLRFGDMDINNHINNVQFARIFEESRVRSFATWLPERPKDFSVLVARQDIVFTAVLEYSLDPVTVRSCVSRIGTTSFTLSLTLVDPAGTTCAVAETTMVSVDPATGRPTPVPDAVRSILESQLVVGAGLPVRS; encoded by the coding sequence GTGGCCGACGAATACCTCGAAGTACCCATCCAGCTGCGCTTCGGCGACATGGACATCAACAACCACATCAACAATGTGCAGTTCGCCCGGATCTTCGAGGAGAGCCGGGTGCGGTCGTTCGCGACCTGGCTGCCGGAGCGGCCGAAGGACTTCTCGGTACTGGTCGCACGACAGGACATCGTGTTCACCGCGGTGCTCGAATACTCACTCGACCCGGTGACCGTCCGGTCGTGTGTGAGCCGCATCGGGACGACGTCGTTCACGCTGTCACTCACTCTGGTCGATCCGGCCGGGACCACCTGCGCTGTCGCGGAGACCACGATGGTGTCGGTCGACCCCGCGACCGGGCGGCCCACCCCGGTCCCCGACGCGGTGCGGTCGATCCTCGAATCGCAGCTCGTCGTCGGAGCCGGGCTGCCCGTCCGCTCCTGA
- a CDS encoding GNAT family N-acetyltransferase has protein sequence MILETVRLRLRPVAMHDVDALVELDSDPAVMRFVSGGMPTPREVIEDWVLPRAQAEHRAHRTGIWTAVDRTSSAFQGWFALRTPRHSNRSEVELSYRLRRDSWGRGLATEAAHALVTMSFQEIAAERVFASTMAMNTASRRVMEKVGMRLSAIRMSEDGVLFPTSGGEVEYELLRSHWETLTMRWSEPTHRSWSPTVPAGWTHRHDGVPDLTA, from the coding sequence GTGATCCTGGAGACCGTTCGGCTACGGCTACGTCCGGTCGCGATGCACGATGTCGATGCGCTGGTCGAGCTGGACAGCGACCCGGCGGTGATGCGCTTCGTCAGCGGAGGTATGCCCACCCCGCGTGAGGTGATCGAGGACTGGGTCCTGCCCCGCGCCCAGGCCGAGCACCGCGCCCACCGAACCGGGATCTGGACCGCGGTCGACCGGACATCGTCGGCCTTTCAGGGCTGGTTCGCGCTCCGCACGCCACGCCACAGCAACCGATCCGAGGTCGAACTGAGCTACCGCCTGCGTCGCGACTCCTGGGGGCGAGGGCTGGCGACCGAGGCAGCACACGCACTGGTGACGATGTCGTTCCAGGAGATCGCCGCCGAACGGGTCTTCGCGAGCACGATGGCGATGAACACCGCGTCGCGGCGCGTCATGGAGAAGGTCGGCATGCGACTCTCCGCCATCCGGATGTCCGAGGACGGGGTGCTGTTCCCGACGAGTGGCGGCGAGGTCGAGTACGAACTCCTGCGCAGTCACTGGGAAACATTGACGATGCGCTGGTCAGAGCCCACCCACCGCTCGTGGTCGCCGACGGTGCCCGCGGGGTGGACGCACCGCCACGACGGGGTCCCCGACCTCACGGCCTGA
- a CDS encoding NAD(P)/FAD-dependent oxidoreductase, with protein sequence MSSPTPTSARPHVVIVGSGFGGLFAAQRLAKSDVDVTLIARTTHHLFQPMLYQVATGIVSEGEIAPATRVILRKQKNSKVLLGDVFDINLEAKTVTSRLLERITVTPFDSIIIAAGADQSYFGNDHFAEYAPGMKTIDHALELRGRILGAFEQAELSDDPEERARLLTFVVVGAGPTGVELAGQISEMSDKTLKGTFRNIDPTEARVILLDAAPAVLPPFGEKLGKKAARRLEGMGVEIQLNAMVVDVDYDGLVVKDKDGTTRRIESQCKVWSAGVQASPLGKQLAEQSGVELDRAGRVKVLSDLSIPGFPYVFVVGDMMAVDGVPGVAQGAIQGGRYAADAITAGLRGQTQEQRKPFSYYDKGSMATVSRFSAVMQVPIPGTKKMFETEGYFAWLGWLALHLVYLVGFRNRLNTLINWFFAFSTRGRAQLAVTEQQVYARTALGALSELEKKSIPEVEAESADVAAAKDSGSPTDPKAEAS encoded by the coding sequence ATGAGCAGCCCCACTCCGACCTCGGCGCGACCCCATGTGGTCATCGTCGGCTCCGGCTTCGGCGGACTCTTCGCGGCCCAACGTCTGGCGAAGTCCGATGTCGACGTCACCCTGATCGCCCGGACCACCCATCACCTGTTCCAGCCGATGCTCTACCAGGTGGCGACCGGGATCGTGTCAGAGGGCGAGATCGCCCCGGCGACACGTGTGATCCTGCGTAAGCAGAAGAACAGCAAGGTGTTGCTCGGCGATGTCTTCGACATCAACCTCGAGGCGAAGACGGTGACCTCCCGGCTGCTGGAGCGGATCACGGTGACCCCGTTCGACAGCATCATCATCGCGGCAGGCGCCGACCAGTCGTACTTCGGCAACGATCATTTCGCCGAGTACGCGCCGGGTATGAAGACGATCGATCACGCGCTCGAGTTGCGCGGCCGCATCCTGGGCGCATTCGAGCAGGCCGAGCTGTCCGACGATCCCGAAGAGCGGGCCCGCCTGCTCACCTTCGTCGTCGTCGGTGCAGGCCCTACCGGTGTGGAACTGGCCGGTCAGATCTCCGAGATGAGTGACAAGACCCTGAAGGGCACCTTCCGCAACATCGATCCCACCGAGGCACGCGTGATCCTGCTCGACGCGGCGCCTGCCGTGCTACCGCCGTTCGGCGAGAAGCTCGGCAAGAAGGCGGCCCGTCGGCTGGAAGGGATGGGCGTCGAGATCCAGCTCAACGCGATGGTCGTCGACGTCGACTACGACGGTCTGGTCGTCAAGGACAAGGACGGCACCACGCGCCGGATCGAATCCCAGTGCAAGGTGTGGTCGGCCGGGGTGCAGGCGAGTCCGCTCGGCAAGCAGCTCGCCGAGCAGTCCGGGGTCGAACTCGACCGCGCGGGCCGGGTGAAGGTGCTGTCGGACCTCTCCATCCCCGGATTTCCGTACGTGTTCGTGGTCGGCGACATGATGGCCGTCGACGGCGTACCCGGCGTCGCACAGGGCGCCATCCAGGGCGGACGATACGCGGCCGACGCCATCACGGCGGGCCTGCGTGGACAGACCCAGGAACAACGCAAACCGTTCAGCTATTACGACAAAGGCTCGATGGCAACAGTGTCCCGCTTCAGCGCGGTCATGCAGGTGCCGATCCCGGGTACCAAGAAGATGTTCGAGACCGAGGGCTATTTCGCCTGGCTCGGCTGGCTCGCACTGCACCTCGTCTACCTGGTGGGCTTCCGCAACCGGCTCAACACCCTCATCAACTGGTTCTTCGCATTCAGCACGCGGGGTCGGGCGCAGCTCGCGGTGACCGAACAACAGGTCTATGCGCGTACCGCGCTCGGCGCGTTGTCCGAGCTGGAGAAGAAGTCGATACCCGAGGTCGAAGCCGAGTCCGCGGATGTCGCCGCGGCCAAGGACAGCGGATCCCCCACCGATCCCAAGGCCGAGGCCAGCTGA
- a CDS encoding urease accessory protein UreD, whose amino-acid sequence MHTEIEIVARRGRSPRVAASGGLALRRTGPESAHLISTAATPLGGDTIAVRVSVEAGAVLHLRTVAATIALPSADRVDSSSEWTIEVADGGRLHLDPEPIVVAGGAHHRTTTRVVAQPAATVIIAEHAQLGRLAELPEHVVRARWEGSLRVDIGGGPVLRHRLSLGGTGHRAASSVVRYPDTRPSEVSSDAYAARLELARPPGVNGATLTTALAPTTTRARTLCDDLDLAPMAL is encoded by the coding sequence GTGCACACCGAGATCGAGATCGTGGCCCGACGCGGTCGCTCACCCCGGGTGGCGGCGAGCGGTGGTCTGGCGCTGCGTCGGACCGGACCCGAGTCGGCGCACCTCATCAGCACCGCGGCCACGCCTCTCGGTGGGGACACGATCGCGGTCCGCGTGAGCGTCGAGGCCGGTGCCGTATTGCACCTGCGAACGGTCGCGGCGACCATCGCGCTGCCGTCGGCCGACCGTGTCGATTCGAGTTCGGAATGGACCATCGAGGTCGCCGACGGGGGCCGCCTGCACCTCGATCCGGAACCGATCGTCGTCGCAGGCGGCGCACATCACCGCACGACGACCCGTGTCGTCGCGCAGCCGGCCGCCACCGTGATCATCGCCGAGCACGCACAACTCGGCCGTCTCGCCGAGCTGCCCGAGCACGTCGTCCGGGCGCGCTGGGAGGGATCGCTGCGTGTGGACATCGGGGGCGGGCCGGTCCTGCGACATCGGCTGTCGCTCGGCGGCACCGGTCATCGAGCCGCGAGCAGCGTCGTCCGCTACCCGGATACGCGCCCGTCCGAGGTGTCGTCGGATGCCTATGCGGCGCGGCTCGAACTTGCGCGACCGCCAGGCGTGAACGGTGCGACACTCACCACCGCGCTGGCACCGACCACGACCCGGGCGCGGACCTTGTGCGACGACCTCGACCTCGCTCCGATGGCCCTCTGA
- the ureG gene encoding urease accessory protein UreG, producing MPPHLIDGEPHGHDHARPRRHREPGEALRIGVGGPVGSGKTALVAALCRQLRDELSVAVLTNDIYTTEDADFLRRNAVLPDERITAVQTGGCPHTAIRDDITANLDAIDDLVEANPPLDLILVESGGDNLTATFSTGLIDVQIFVIDVAGGDKVPRKGGPGVTFSDLLVINKTDLAEQVRADLEVMRTDAERVREGRPTAMISLTDDPAATDVLAWVRRQLAEIVVAG from the coding sequence ATGCCGCCGCATCTGATCGACGGAGAACCACACGGACACGACCACGCCCGCCCGCGTCGTCATCGCGAACCCGGCGAGGCACTCCGCATCGGAGTGGGCGGTCCGGTCGGCTCGGGTAAGACGGCCCTCGTCGCCGCGTTGTGCCGGCAACTGCGCGACGAGTTGTCGGTCGCCGTCCTGACGAACGACATCTACACCACCGAGGACGCGGACTTCCTGCGGCGCAACGCGGTCTTGCCCGACGAACGGATCACCGCGGTGCAGACCGGCGGATGCCCGCACACCGCGATCCGCGACGACATCACCGCCAACCTCGACGCGATCGACGACCTCGTCGAGGCAAACCCGCCGTTGGACCTGATCCTGGTCGAGTCGGGCGGCGACAACCTGACGGCCACGTTCTCCACCGGACTGATCGACGTACAGATCTTCGTGATCGACGTCGCCGGCGGCGACAAGGTCCCACGCAAGGGCGGTCCGGGCGTCACCTTCTCCGATCTGCTGGTGATCAACAAGACCGACCTGGCCGAGCAGGTCCGTGCGGATCTCGAGGTCATGCGGACCGACGCCGAGCGGGTTCGCGAGGGCCGTCCGACCGCGATGATCTCTCTCACCGACGATCCGGCCGCGACCGACGTCCTGGCGTGGGTCCGCAGGCAACTCGCCGAGATCGTCGTGGCCGGCTGA
- a CDS encoding urease accessory protein UreF translates to MMLTLADSRLPVGGHVHSGGVEQAVADRVVVDAESLARFLRLRVTTSGLVAASIAAAVTDGTLDVVAAEQETDARTPSGAARRASLAQGRGMLRLARRMWPGEDWSAHVPQTHLPVICGAIGRVSRLSGFHTALILAYTTMSGSATAGQRLLALDPADVAVIIADLGAECERVAAAAAIELADLSDPILDVFAERHERRDMPLFMS, encoded by the coding sequence ATGATGCTGACGCTGGCCGATTCCCGGTTGCCCGTCGGCGGTCACGTGCATTCCGGTGGGGTCGAGCAGGCCGTTGCAGATCGGGTCGTCGTCGATGCGGAGAGCCTCGCGCGGTTCCTCCGCCTGCGTGTCACGACCAGTGGGCTGGTGGCCGCCTCGATCGCTGCCGCGGTGACCGATGGCACGCTCGATGTGGTTGCGGCGGAGCAGGAGACGGACGCCCGGACACCGTCGGGTGCCGCGCGGCGCGCCTCGTTGGCGCAGGGCAGGGGAATGTTGCGGCTGGCACGACGCATGTGGCCGGGGGAGGACTGGAGCGCCCATGTGCCGCAGACCCATCTCCCGGTGATCTGCGGCGCCATCGGCCGCGTGTCGCGCCTGTCCGGCTTCCACACCGCGCTGATCCTCGCGTATACGACGATGAGCGGCTCGGCGACCGCCGGGCAGCGACTCCTGGCGCTCGACCCGGCCGATGTGGCGGTGATCATCGCCGATCTCGGCGCCGAATGCGAGCGGGTCGCGGCGGCCGCGGCCATCGAACTCGCCGACCTCTCCGACCCGATCCTCGACGTGTTCGCCGAACGTCACGAGCGGCGCGACATGCCGCTGTTCATGTCGTGA
- a CDS encoding urease subunit alpha encodes MATLGRDRYAQLFGPTAGDRIRLADTDLIIEITEDRSGGPGRAGDEAVFGGGKVIRESMGQSRATRAQGAPDTVITGVVIVDHWGIIKADLGIRDGRITAMGKAGNPDTMDGVHPDLVIGPSTEIIAGNGKILTAGGIDCHVHFICPQIMDEALGNGITTLIGGGTGPAEGSKATTVTPGAWHLKSILAATDHWPMNIALLGKGNTVSADAMHEQIRAGASGFKLHEDWGSTPAAIDACLRVADDTGVQVALHSDTLNEAGFVEQTIGAIAGRSIHAYHTEGAGGGHAPDIITVAAYPNVLPSSTNPTRPHTVNTLDEHLDMLMVCHHLNPTVPEDLAFAESRIRPSTIAAEDLLHDLGAISMIGSDSQAMGRIGEVVLRTWQTAHVLKSKRGSLPGDGAADNNRVRRYIAKYTICPAIAHGFDDELGSVETGKLADLVLWNPAFFGVSPDLVIKGGAIAWAAMGDANASIPTPQPVLPRPMFGAAPKTAAATSVSFVAQGGLDAGIEESLGLDRRLVAVRDTRRIGKADMPNNSAMPEITVEPDTFTVRVDGEVWDSEPVTELPMAQRYFLF; translated from the coding sequence ATGGCGACGCTCGGCCGAGACCGTTACGCACAACTGTTCGGGCCCACCGCGGGCGACCGCATCCGGTTGGCGGACACCGACCTGATCATCGAGATCACCGAGGACCGGTCCGGTGGGCCGGGACGGGCAGGCGACGAGGCCGTCTTCGGCGGCGGCAAGGTGATCCGGGAGTCGATGGGCCAGAGCCGGGCCACCCGCGCGCAGGGCGCACCGGACACCGTGATCACCGGCGTCGTGATCGTCGACCATTGGGGGATCATCAAGGCCGACCTGGGTATTCGCGATGGCCGGATCACCGCGATGGGAAAGGCGGGCAACCCCGACACGATGGACGGGGTCCACCCGGACCTCGTGATCGGGCCGTCCACCGAGATCATCGCGGGCAACGGGAAGATCCTGACAGCGGGCGGGATCGACTGCCATGTCCACTTCATCTGTCCGCAGATCATGGACGAGGCACTGGGCAACGGCATCACGACCCTGATCGGCGGCGGCACCGGTCCGGCCGAGGGCAGCAAGGCCACCACGGTGACACCGGGTGCGTGGCATCTGAAGTCGATCCTCGCGGCCACCGACCACTGGCCGATGAACATCGCCCTGCTGGGCAAGGGCAACACCGTCAGTGCCGATGCCATGCACGAGCAGATCCGTGCGGGTGCCTCCGGTTTCAAGCTCCACGAGGACTGGGGGAGCACCCCCGCCGCGATCGACGCCTGTCTGCGGGTGGCCGACGACACCGGCGTGCAGGTGGCGCTGCATTCGGACACGCTCAACGAGGCGGGATTCGTCGAACAGACGATCGGTGCGATCGCCGGGCGCAGCATCCACGCCTATCACACCGAGGGCGCGGGTGGCGGTCACGCACCCGACATCATCACCGTCGCAGCGTATCCGAACGTGTTGCCGAGTTCGACCAATCCGACCCGACCCCACACCGTCAACACCCTCGACGAGCATCTCGACATGTTGATGGTCTGCCATCACCTCAATCCAACGGTCCCCGAGGATCTCGCGTTCGCCGAGAGCCGGATCCGGCCGTCGACGATCGCCGCCGAGGACCTGCTCCACGACCTCGGGGCGATCTCGATGATCGGATCGGATTCCCAGGCGATGGGGCGTATCGGCGAGGTGGTGCTCCGCACCTGGCAGACCGCCCACGTGCTCAAGTCGAAACGCGGATCGTTGCCGGGAGACGGTGCGGCGGACAACAATCGGGTTCGGCGGTACATCGCGAAGTACACGATCTGCCCGGCGATCGCGCACGGTTTCGACGACGAGCTCGGATCAGTGGAGACCGGGAAGCTCGCCGACCTGGTCCTCTGGAATCCGGCGTTCTTCGGCGTGAGTCCCGATCTCGTGATCAAGGGCGGTGCGATCGCCTGGGCGGCGATGGGTGACGCCAACGCGAGCATCCCGACCCCGCAGCCGGTGTTGCCGCGACCGATGTTCGGGGCGGCGCCCAAGACCGCCGCGGCCACCTCGGTCAGCTTCGTCGCGCAGGGCGGGCTCGACGCCGGGATCGAGGAGTCCCTGGGCCTCGACCGCAGGCTCGTCGCGGTCCGAGACACCCGCCGCATCGGGAAGGCCGACATGCCCAACAACTCGGCGATGCCGGAGATCACAGTGGAACCGGACACGTTCACCGTGCGGGTCGACGGCGAGGTGTGGGATTCCGAACCGGTCACCGAACTGCCCATGGCACAGCGATATTTCCTGTTCTGA
- a CDS encoding urease subunit beta yields MSQTQSSVVPGEVITANGTIELNEGADVATLAVVNSGDRPVQVGSHVHFPQANPALDFDRAAARGRRLDIPAGTAVRFEPGIEMTVSLVPLGGSREVYGISLDAPGPLGPQENADERHEGND; encoded by the coding sequence ATGTCGCAGACGCAGTCATCCGTTGTGCCCGGCGAGGTGATCACCGCGAACGGCACCATCGAACTGAACGAAGGTGCCGACGTCGCGACACTCGCCGTCGTCAACTCCGGCGACCGGCCCGTACAGGTCGGGAGTCACGTGCACTTTCCGCAGGCCAACCCGGCGCTCGACTTCGACCGCGCCGCCGCCCGGGGGCGCCGCCTCGACATCCCCGCCGGCACCGCCGTGCGGTTCGAACCGGGGATCGAGATGACCGTCTCACTGGTGCCACTCGGCGGTTCCCGCGAGGTCTACGGCATCTCGCTGGACGCACCCGGACCGCTGGGGCCGCAGGAGAATGCCGACGAACGTCACGAGGGAAACGACTGA
- a CDS encoding urease subunit gamma yields the protein MRLSPHEQERLLISYAAELARRRQGRGLKLNHPEAVAIITDHVLEGARDGRSVAELMSSGREVLARADVMDGIPEMLHDVQVEATFPDGTKLVTVHDPID from the coding sequence TTGCGTCTGTCGCCCCATGAGCAGGAGCGGTTGCTCATCTCGTATGCCGCCGAGCTGGCACGTCGACGGCAGGGCCGTGGATTGAAGCTCAATCATCCCGAAGCGGTGGCGATCATCACCGACCACGTCCTCGAGGGTGCCCGCGATGGGCGCTCGGTCGCCGAGCTGATGTCGTCGGGCCGGGAGGTCCTAGCACGCGCGGACGTGATGGACGGCATCCCCGAGATGCTCCACGACGTGCAGGTCGAGGCCACGTTTCCGGACGGGACCAAGTTGGTCACCGTGCACGACCCCATCGATTAG
- a CDS encoding DUF6986 family protein — MTRGLPAEVRARLEEILRPVDDDLAARYPGDLPTAQPAHTVYVSAADADLDTPASWGERAGEIAEAARDIVIDLASGDVVVADLARKRLQDNPVEDLRIDLEDGYGWRDDAVEDADARRAGETLAGWTQMRPHAPRSAGIRAKGLGDRERGRGLRTLELVLDGAGGVPDGFVFTVPKLRDVRQVDAVNVLCKAFERAHGLAEGALRFELQIEIPQAVLGPDGRATLAQAIHRGMPRLTGLHYGTYDYSAACGIVSAQQSLAHPVADHAKAVMQAAAAQTGVWISDGSTQVIPVGTPDQIQSALRRHHALVLRSVERGFYQGWDMHPGHLVTRWLAVIGFFRSAMPTAARRLDSYFDRRSGEVVDEPATALSLASVLYRGAAAGAFTADEVTEIAPSCTAQRLAALRAGGGALPS, encoded by the coding sequence ATGACCCGAGGACTGCCGGCAGAGGTACGGGCCCGTCTCGAGGAGATCCTGCGCCCGGTCGACGACGACCTCGCCGCTCGATATCCCGGTGATCTTCCGACGGCGCAACCGGCGCACACCGTCTACGTGAGCGCTGCCGATGCCGACCTCGACACCCCGGCGTCGTGGGGTGAGCGGGCAGGCGAGATCGCCGAGGCCGCCCGCGACATCGTGATCGACTTGGCCTCCGGTGACGTGGTGGTCGCCGACCTCGCACGAAAACGTCTGCAGGACAACCCCGTCGAGGACCTCCGGATCGACCTCGAGGACGGCTACGGGTGGCGAGACGACGCGGTCGAGGACGCGGATGCACGACGCGCCGGTGAGACCCTCGCCGGATGGACGCAGATGAGACCGCATGCCCCGCGCAGTGCGGGTATCCGCGCGAAGGGGCTCGGTGATCGTGAACGCGGCCGCGGACTGCGCACTCTGGAACTCGTTCTGGACGGTGCGGGGGGCGTCCCGGACGGATTCGTCTTCACGGTCCCCAAGCTGCGCGACGTTCGGCAGGTCGACGCGGTCAACGTGCTGTGCAAGGCATTCGAGCGCGCTCACGGTCTCGCCGAGGGGGCGCTGCGATTCGAGCTGCAGATCGAGATCCCCCAGGCGGTGCTCGGACCCGACGGTCGCGCAACCCTGGCCCAGGCGATTCACCGGGGGATGCCCCGGCTCACCGGGCTCCACTACGGGACCTACGACTACAGCGCCGCGTGCGGCATCGTCTCGGCGCAGCAATCGCTGGCACATCCGGTCGCCGACCACGCCAAGGCGGTGATGCAGGCCGCCGCCGCGCAGACCGGCGTGTGGATCAGCGACGGCTCGACCCAGGTGATCCCGGTGGGCACCCCCGACCAGATCCAATCGGCGCTGCGACGCCACCATGCTCTGGTGTTGCGGTCGGTGGAACGCGGGTTCTATCAGGGGTGGGACATGCATCCGGGGCACCTCGTCACCCGTTGGCTGGCGGTGATCGGCTTCTTCCGGTCCGCGATGCCCACCGCCGCCCGGCGCCTGGACTCGTATTTCGACCGTCGGTCCGGCGAGGTGGTCGACGAACCCGCGACGGCTCTGTCGTTGGCGTCGGTCCTGTACCGCGGCGCGGCGGCCGGGGCGTTCACCGCCGACGAGGTCACCGAGATCGCGCCGTCGTGTACGGCGCAACGGTTGGCCGCCCTGCGCGCGGGTGGTGGCGCGCTGCCGTCCTGA
- a CDS encoding PaaI family thioesterase codes for MSVDDEQSIKDTFGRGFDTSLGLRLQEVGRDRVVAVLELDDKHHQPFGIVHGGVYCAVAESVASVSAFTWLQATGIGGTAVGVNNNTDFIKSVSAGTISVESSPIHRGRRQQLWRVTMTDDQGRLVAASQVRLQNIELPEGVEVPAIPAGA; via the coding sequence ATGAGCGTTGACGACGAACAATCGATCAAGGACACCTTCGGCCGCGGTTTCGACACCTCTCTGGGCCTTCGGCTACAGGAGGTCGGTCGGGATCGCGTGGTCGCGGTTCTGGAGCTCGACGACAAGCATCACCAACCGTTCGGGATCGTGCATGGTGGCGTCTACTGCGCCGTGGCCGAGAGCGTCGCGAGCGTCAGCGCCTTCACCTGGCTGCAGGCCACCGGTATCGGTGGCACCGCTGTGGGAGTGAACAACAACACCGACTTCATCAAGTCGGTCAGCGCCGGGACGATCAGCGTCGAGTCGTCGCCGATCCACCGTGGACGTCGCCAGCAGCTCTGGCGGGTCACCATGACCGACGATCAGGGTCGTCTCGTCGCGGCCTCGCAGGTACGGCTGCAGAACATCGAACTCCCGGAGGGGGTCGAGGTCCCGGCAATCCCGGCGGGCGCATGA
- a CDS encoding BlaI/MecI/CopY family transcriptional regulator — translation MRRMNGLGDLERAVMDTLWASPTPQTVRQVHESLSRDRSLAYTTVMTVLQRLAKKNLVTQIRDDRAHKYQPTHPREDLVASLMVDALSEAEAPGSRHAALVSFVGRVGADEAAALRHALDELEAVRGTGETG, via the coding sequence ATGAGAAGAATGAACGGACTGGGCGACCTCGAGCGCGCCGTCATGGACACCCTGTGGGCGAGCCCGACCCCCCAGACGGTGCGGCAGGTGCACGAGTCACTCTCCCGCGATCGTTCGCTGGCGTACACCACGGTGATGACGGTGCTCCAGCGTCTGGCCAAGAAGAATCTCGTCACGCAGATCCGCGACGATCGTGCGCACAAGTACCAGCCGACGCATCCGCGGGAGGATCTGGTGGCAAGCCTCATGGTCGACGCGTTGTCGGAGGCCGAAGCGCCCGGATCGCGCCATGCCGCTCTGGTCTCCTTCGTCGGCCGGGTCGGTGCCGACGAGGCCGCCGCCCTGCGACATGCACTCGATGAACTCGAAGCCGTCCGGGGAACCGGGGAAACAGGATAG
- a CDS encoding M56 family metallopeptidase has translation MTALFFGILTLVLVGPAAEALSRASWPVKAPRAAMTLWQAIALAGVLSAFSCGLAIAANLLTPGPDGAPTTNPFDEIDRLGLPLWLTLVGVFALTLMVGARLMYTVIRVGVRTRARRYAHRQLIDILDRCDRSDASHPLFASDVRMIDVEQPLAYCLPGLRQRVVVSEGVVARLSREELTAVLTHERAHLRARHDLVLEAFIAVHEAFPRVVRSSSALGAVELLVEALADDQAVRATAPTTLGRALVACADAVAPRGAMAVGGPTTLARIRRLRDERPTRLLALSAYSAAAAILVVPTLAVAIPWLTELSRLISAA, from the coding sequence ATGACTGCGCTCTTCTTCGGCATCCTGACCCTGGTGCTCGTCGGCCCAGCAGCGGAGGCTCTGTCCCGCGCATCGTGGCCGGTCAAGGCACCTCGGGCAGCGATGACGCTGTGGCAGGCCATTGCTCTGGCCGGTGTGCTGTCCGCGTTCAGTTGCGGCCTGGCGATCGCAGCGAACCTGCTGACCCCGGGCCCCGACGGCGCCCCGACCACGAACCCGTTCGACGAGATCGACCGACTCGGACTGCCACTGTGGCTGACCCTCGTCGGTGTCTTCGCCCTCACCCTGATGGTCGGCGCACGACTGATGTACACGGTGATCCGCGTCGGTGTGCGCACCCGCGCCCGTCGCTACGCCCATCGCCAGTTGATCGACATCCTGGACCGGTGTGATCGCAGCGACGCATCGCATCCGTTGTTCGCCAGCGACGTCCGCATGATCGACGTCGAGCAGCCCCTCGCCTACTGCCTGCCCGGTCTCCGGCAGCGCGTCGTGGTCAGCGAAGGGGTAGTCGCGCGGCTCTCCCGCGAAGAGTTGACCGCCGTCCTGACCCATGAGCGCGCCCATCTGCGCGCCCGCCACGACCTCGTCCTCGAAGCGTTCATCGCCGTGCACGAGGCCTTCCCCCGCGTCGTCCGGAGCAGTTCCGCACTCGGTGCGGTGGAACTACTGGTCGAGGCACTCGCCGACGACCAGGCCGTCCGGGCCACGGCTCCCACCACCCTCGGCCGCGCGCTCGTCGCCTGCGCGGATGCGGTGGCCCCGCGCGGCGCGATGGCGGTCGGCGGCCCCACCACACTGGCGAGAATCCGCCGGCTCCGCGACGAACGGCCGACCCGACTGCTCGCACTGTCGGCCTACTCCGCCGCGGCGGCGATCCTGGTGGTCCCGACCCTTGCGGTGGCGATCCCGTGGCTGACCGAACTCAGCCGGCTGATCTCGGCCGCGTGA